The segment AGAAAATGGATCTTTTTATCCATTATGCTATCGCTGCCTCCGATTTTGCGGTGCAGGATTCAGGTCTCAAAATCGATTCCGGCAATGCCGCAAGAGTCGGCGTCTATATTGGCTCGGGAATCGGAGGATTCGGTGTAATTGAAGCCACTCATACGGCGCTTATGCAAGGCGGCCCGCGAAAGATTTCACCATTTTTCATTCCTGCATCCATTGTCAATCTCGCTTCAGGATGGGTCTCCATTCGAACCGGCGCGAAGGGCCCGAATTCCGCGACCTGCACGGCATGCACCACGGGAGCTCATGCGATTGGAGATTCTTTCAAGATCATTCAACGGGGCGACGCAGATGTAATGATTGCCGGAGGATCCGAAGGCTGCATCACACCCCTGGGTATTGGCGGTTTTTGCGCGATGCGCGCGCTCTCAACGCGCAATGAAGAACCGGAACGGGCAAGCCGCCCTTTCGACAAAGATCGTGATGGTTTTGTGATGGGAGAAGGCTCAGGGATCCTTATTCTGGAATCGCTGGAAAGCGCAAAAAGCCGAAATGCAAAAATCTATTGTGAAATTGTCGGTTACGGAATGACCAGCGATGCCTACCACATTACCGCACCTTCCGAAGATGGCGAAGGAGCCATCAGGGTTATGGAGGTGACCCTGAAAGACGCCGGTATCAACCCTCAGGAAGTTGACTACATCAATGCGCACGGGACCTCCACTCCGTTTAACGACAAAGCGGAATCACTCGCTATCAAAAAAGTTTTCGGCGATCACGCGTACAAGCTTGCTGTGAGTTC is part of the bacterium genome and harbors:
- the fabF gene encoding beta-ketoacyl-ACP synthase II → MVSPIGIGTPENWNGLIEGKSGIGQITRFDTTEYPTRIAGEVKNFDPANWIPKKEIKKMDLFIHYAIAASDFAVQDSGLKIDSGNAARVGVYIGSGIGGFGVIEATHTALMQGGPRKISPFFIPASIVNLASGWVSIRTGAKGPNSATCTACTTGAHAIGDSFKIIQRGDADVMIAGGSEGCITPLGIGGFCAMRALSTRNEEPERASRPFDKDRDGFVMGEGSGILILESLESAKSRNAKIYCEIVGYGMTSDAYHITAPSEDGEGAIRVMEVTLKDAGINPQEVDYINAHGTSTPFNDKAESLAIKKVFGDHAYKLAVSSTKSMTGHLLGAAGGLEGAIMALALKHQVAPPTINLDNPDAECDLDYVPHRSRPMNIRYALSNSFGFGGTNGALLFKRYSED